The DNA segment GATTAACACAACCCCAACCACCCGTTGGAGCATTGGCTGCGGCAAACACTATCTCAATTGAGCAGTTGCGATCGAGCTGGCTAGTTTGAAGGGTCACTTCGCAGCCTTACAAGCCGATCAAAACAGTTTTTACGTGCACCGCCCACGCAGCAAGCTTGCAGCAAACGAGGGGGAAACATGAGGCCTCTGAATCCATGAGGGTTCATTCAACATTCCCCCCAGCAGAAGGAAGAAGAACACCCATTACTCAGCCAACGACATTCGCAGTATTTCATGATCATTTCGGACGATCACGTGCTTGTTAGCAAAGGCCGGATGACACCAATTGACAATGCTATTTGCGAAACGTCGAACCCCATAGCCGGATTCCGTATCTGGTGTGATCAGTTTCGTACGATCCACCTCCTCAGGACCTTCCGGGCTGAACTTGACGATCAACAATTCGCCCTCGTCATTCATCATAAAATACCGATCGCCATTTGCGACGAAAAAGGCGGATCCCCAACGCCCCTGACGAGTCAGTTTGTCATTCACCCACAGTCTTTCGCCCGTCTTCAAATCGAGCCCACGAAATTCGCCGTAGCTACACGTACCGTAAAAGTAATCTCCCTGAATGATTGGTGTCGTGATCATCGCATGCAATCCATCGGTTTGCTGAGGTCGTTCACCTGTACCTTGGATGTGCCACAGCTGCTTGGCCGTCGGCTGATCGTCGGCTAATTCCACCAGCACGGATCCGCTGTAAAAAGAAGAAACCAAAATTTTGGACCCGCTTTTGACCGGCGTTGCAATCGACATACCGCTATTCACCTGTGTGGGAATCTCCCAATAGATTTCCCCGGTTTGCGGATTCAATGACCGCAAGAATTGCGGATCCCAATAAATAAGTTGGCGGGTGCCGGCATGTTCGTAGATCACGAACTGGGAATAGCCTAACTCATAATTTGCGGGCAATGCGCTCCACACTTCCTCGCCCGTCATTTTGTTGAAAGCGCGGACTTGATCGCTGTTCTTTCCGCCTGTCGCGAAAATCACCAAGTCCCCATCAACAATGGGTGCTGTGGAAGTTCCGAAAACGGGCAGCAACAAACCGTACTCTTTGCGACTGTCCTTCGACCAGATTAATTCGCCTGTGTTGATATCCAAGCAACGAATGTGGCCAACCGATCCCAACGTGTACACTCGATCGCCATCGATGGTTGGAGTCGCTCGAGGCCCGGTTCGATAGGATCCCATGACCTCACGATAATGCGTCTCCCAATCATTCGTCCACAACGTCTCACCCGTTTTCTCATCAAAACAGATGACCCGTTCGATCGCTTCGGCGATTTCCGTCTCCGGCTTCGGCCGATAGTCCATCGTGATCACTTTCCCATCGGCAACAACCGGTCCTGAGTAGCCCGACCCAATCGGTCGCCGCCAACTAACTTTGAGTCCATCATCAGGAAACTTCTGCAGGATTCCTTGCTCATGCCAAACGGCGAGTCGATC comes from the Pirellulaceae bacterium genome and includes:
- a CDS encoding PQQ-like beta-propeller repeat protein, encoding MNTIQEKRRLLCLSLVTGCLLAGPLRADDWLEWRGKDRLAVWHEQGILQKFPDDGLKVSWRRPIGSGYSGPVVADGKVITMDYRPKPETEIAEAIERVICFDEKTGETLWTNDWETHYREVMGSYRTGPRATPTIDGDRVYTLGSVGHIRCLDINTGELIWSKDSRKEYGLLLPVFGTSTAPIVDGDLVIFATGGKNSDQVRAFNKMTGEEVWSALPANYELGYSQFVIYEHAGTRQLIYWDPQFLRSLNPQTGEIYWEIPTQVNSGMSIATPVKSGSKILVSSFYSGSVLVELADDQPTAKQLWHIQGTGERPQQTDGLHAMITTPIIQGDYFYGTCSYGEFRGLDLKTGERLWVNDKLTRQGRWGSAFFVANGDRYFMMNDEGELLIVKFSPEGPEEVDRTKLITPDTESGYGVRRFANSIVNWCHPAFANKHVIVRNDHEILRMSLAE